The genomic DNA GTGATTTTGTATAAATAAGCGAGTCGCCGGTCGGGCGCTCGACGGTTTCGGGTGCTTCATAGTTGAATTTCATGTGTGTTGGACCTCCTCGATGTAGGCATCTAAGCCTTTTTTCCGTAATTCGCAAGCCGGGCAATCGCCGCAGCCGTCTCCGATGATTCCGTTGTAACACGTCAATGTCCGTTCGCGGACAAACTCAAACGCGCCGAGTGAATCAGCTAATGCCCATGTCTCTTTTTTGTCGAGCCACATGAGCGGAGTATGAATCACGAATGGATAGTCCATCGCGAGGTTAAGCGTCACGTTCAGTGACTTGATGAAGGAATCACGACAGTCGGGATAACCGGAAAAGTCTGTTTCGCATACACCGGTAATGATATGGCGGATGCCACGTCCTTTAGCGAGTACGGCTGCGAAAGACAGGAACAGGTGGTTTCGACCATCTACAAAGGTAGAGGGAAGCCCATCTTCATTCGTCGTGATTGATTGTGAGTGGTCAGTCAAGGAATTGCTCGTCAATTGACTGAGGAGTGAGAGATCGAGCTCGTGATGTTTCACACCGAGTTCGGATGCGATTTCGCGAGCGACATCGAGTTCTGCGGCATGACGTTGCCCATAGTTGAAGGTAACGACTTCAACTTCTGAATAATCGGCGAGTGCCTGAAACAGGCAGGTCGTCGAATCTTGACCGCCACTGAAGACGACAAGAGCACGTTCATTTTTCATAGTGTACACTTCCATTCCTAGTTTTTGTGACGGAGGAGGTTACGAACTCCGGAGACACAGTCTCAACTATTCACACTAGCAGAAGGCGACACAAAAGTCGACTGACAATCGAGGATTTCGCAAGACAAAAAAGCACCCTTGAACGAAAGAACGTCCAAGGGTGAAAAAATCATAATGGGTAATGATAATAGCGTTCTTTGACGAGCAAATCACGGATGTTCGAGTCTTCTGAGATGACTTTCATCAAACCGCCTGTTTGCGAGGCATGTGCTTGAAGGGCTGCAATTTTTTGATCGGTATACGCACTGACATCATGGATGAACGTTCCTTCACCGAGTTCGTCACGTGTATTGTTAGCGAAGGCAACCGCTAAAAATTCAGGACGCTGACTTTCGTCGATCGCACGAAGCGCCCGGACGACGGCACGTGCTGTTGCTTCGTGATCCGGATGGACGGCATATCCCGGATAAAATGAAATCACCCGTGTCGGTTGCGTTTTCGTAATCAATTGTCCAATCCGTTCAGCAAGCATCGCTTCATCTTCGAATTCGACTGTTTTGTCGCGAAGTCCCCACATTTGTAAATCGGAAATCTTCATTTTTTCAGATGCGGCAATCAGTTCACGTTTGCGGATTGTTGCGAGCTCCTCGCGGTTCGTAAAGACAGGACGACCCATGTTGCGTCCCATTTCACCGAGTGTCAGGCAGGCATACGTGACAGGTCCGCGGTTTTCTGCATGTTCGATAATCGTTCCAGCCGAGCTGAACGCTTCATCATCCGGGTGAGGGAAGATGACGAGTAGATGATCTTGTTCGTTGTAAGCCATCATTCTACCTCCTCTGCGCCTTGCGCGAATGGAGTCGGACTGAGCTCGAAGGCAATCGCAAGACGTCCTTCAATGTCGTGTCCGGCAATCAACAGTTGATCGCCTGCAAATTCATAATCGGTTAAACCTTCACCGTACAACCAACCGTGGGCGAGTTTCAGTCCGATCCGGTACGGACCGTTTCCAGTAATCAGACCACGTTCGTACGTAATCTCGGCATTGCGGAAAAACATGCCGGCACTGTGGAACGTCGGATCCTGGTGTGTCGCGTACGCACCGTTCGTCGTTTCGACGTGTACGTAAAGTGGTGTATTGGCATACTTGTCGATATAGTTTTGTACAGCTGTTAAATCAAGTGCTTGCATGATGAATCCCCTTTCCTATACAGAAAGAAGTCCGCGGTCAGTGCGCGGACTTCTTGAGCGATTAAGACGTTACTGTTCGGTGAGCAGCGTGGTCAGTCGG from Exiguobacterium sibiricum 7-3 includes the following:
- the bshB2 gene encoding bacillithiol biosynthesis deacetylase BshB2 produces the protein MAYNEQDHLLVIFPHPDDEAFSSAGTIIEHAENRGPVTYACLTLGEMGRNMGRPVFTNREELATIRKRELIAASEKMKISDLQMWGLRDKTVEFEDEAMLAERIGQLITKTQPTRVISFYPGYAVHPDHEATARAVVRALRAIDESQRPEFLAVAFANNTRDELGEGTFIHDVSAYTDQKIAALQAHASQTGGLMKVISEDSNIRDLLVKERYYHYPL
- a CDS encoding YojF family protein; its protein translation is MQALDLTAVQNYIDKYANTPLYVHVETTNGAYATHQDPTFHSAGMFFRNAEITYERGLITGNGPYRIGLKLAHGWLYGEGLTDYEFAGDQLLIAGHDIEGRLAIAFELSPTPFAQGAEEVE
- the queC gene encoding 7-cyano-7-deazaguanine synthase QueC gives rise to the protein MKNERALVVFSGGQDSTTCLFQALADYSEVEVVTFNYGQRHAAELDVAREIASELGVKHHELDLSLLSQLTSNSLTDHSQSITTNEDGLPSTFVDGRNHLFLSFAAVLAKGRGIRHIITGVCETDFSGYPDCRDSFIKSLNVTLNLAMDYPFVIHTPLMWLDKKETWALADSLGAFEFVRERTLTCYNGIIGDGCGDCPACELRKKGLDAYIEEVQHT